One window of the Trifolium pratense cultivar HEN17-A07 linkage group LG2, ARS_RC_1.1, whole genome shotgun sequence genome contains the following:
- the LOC123904818 gene encoding putative nuclease HARBI1 has product MGNDGSKFLSLLDSFSTSIKENSISCYTDDQFRRRFRMRRHVFLRIVEALGNHDNYFQTRVDAVRRVGLSPLQKCTAAIRLLAYGVPADNVDDYVRIGESTTVECLERFVTGVYTIFGPQYLRRPNNEDTERLLRIGEARGFPGMLGSIDCMHWEWKNCPVAWKGQFCRGDHGKPTIMLEAVASYDLWIWHAFFGTPGSNNDINVLNTSNVFFDILEGEAPMVQYSVNSTSYNMGYYLADGIYPEWSTFVKTIPMPQGEKRKLFAKRQESVRKDVERAFGVLQSRFAIVRGPARSWHMNTMKHIMYACIIMHNMIVEDERDIHDGNFDYDHVDNDTPSAKVSHGPHPLFLETYMQRRAHMREKQIHHQLQADLVEHIWEHFRHENNEN; this is encoded by the exons ATGGGGAATGATGGAAGCAAATTTTTGAGTCTTTTAGATAGTTTTTCTACTAGTATTAAAGAAAATTCTATTAG TTGTTACACAGACGACCAATTCCGACGACGATTTAGAATGCGAAGGCATGTGTTTCTTCGAATTGTTGAAGCCCTTGGAAATCATGACAACTACTTCCAAACAAGGGTTGACGCAGTTCGTAGAGTAGGCCTTTCACCATTGCAGAAGTGCACTGCTGCTATTCGTTTATTGGCATATGGAGTGCCTGCTGATAATGTGGATGACTATGTTCGAATTGGCGAAAGTACAACGGTGGAGTGTTTAGAGAGGTTTGTAACTGGAGTGTACACAATTTTTGGGCCTCAATACCTAAGAAGGCCTAACAATGAAGATACTGAACGCCTACTACGAATAGGGGAGGCACGTGGCTTTCCAGGTATGTTAGGTTCCATTGATTGTATGCATTGGGAATGGAAAAATTGTCCAGTGGCGTGGAAAGGGCAATTTTGTCGAGGAGATCATGGCAAACCAACAATCATGCTTGAGGCCGTTGCATCCTATGACTTGTGGATTTGGCATGCTTTTTTTGGTACTCCGGGTTCAAACAATGACATCAATGTTTTAAACACGTCCAACGTGTTTTTCGACATTTTGGAAGGGGAAGCACCCATGGTACAATACTCAGTGAATTCCACCTCATATAATATGGGATACTATCTAGCGGATGGAATTTACCCCGAGTGGTCTACATTTGTCAAAACCATCCCAATGCCACAAGgagaaaagagaaaattattTGCCAAACGACAAGAATCAGTAAGAAAGGATGTGGAACGGGCATTTGGAGTGCTCCAATCTCGATTTGCAATTGTACGTGGTCCGGCGCGTTCTTGGCACATGAATACAATGAAACATATCATGTATGCATGCATCATAATGCATAACATGATTGTCGAAGACGAACGTGACATACATGATGGTAATTTTGATTACGATCATGTCGATAATGACACTCCATCGGCTAAAGTATCTCATGGTCCTCATCCACTCTTTTTAGAAACATACATGCAAAGGCGAGCACATATGCGTGAAAAACAAATTCATCATCAACTTCAAGCAGATTTGGTGGAGCATATTTGGGAACACTTCAGGCATGAGAACAacgaaaattaa
- the LOC123905955 gene encoding E3 ubiquitin-protein ligase ATL6-like — translation MLNFHLKLFNFTSLTTLIPFLILLFLNHVESQGSMQAVPTDISQHRWQPSLVITGGALLCLLLFLGIIFCYVRNCVESRIIITDCPCSCSQGINKELLNTFPILFFSTIKDLKTDKGPLECAVCLTDFKENDTLRLLPKCNHVFHPQCIDSWLASHVTCPVCRANLNQDSCQVAMIIPTHFNNDQTCEESPETVPEITLKTVPEIAQNNDSNDQNQNPNQIGDEMNKEESINCEDGHASKLKLSRSNSTGHSLVEQVTCSERYTLMLPDDVRRYILVNHRKSFQLSMNNNMVKGLCWSDNEGSSVGKRINSDAKVEKWVLCTRHG, via the coding sequence ATGCTTAATTTTCATCTCAAACTCTTCAACTTTACTTCCCTCACAACTCTAATTCCATTCCTCATTCTTCTATTCCTAAACCATGTTGAATCACAAGGATCCATGCAAGCGGTTCCGACCGACATCTCTCAACATAGATGGCAACCTTCCCTTGTAATCACAGGAGGTGCCTTACTTTGTCTACTTCTATTCTTAGGAATCATCTTTTGCTACGTCCGGAATTGTGTCGAATCACGCATCATAATCACTGATTGTCCATGTTCATGTTCACAAGGTATCAACAAAGAACTCCTCAACACTTTTCCTATCCTCTTTTTCTCAACAATCAAGGATCTTAAAACAGATAAAGGACCATTGGAATGTGCAGTTTGTTTAACAGATTTCAAAGAAAATGATACCTTAAGATTACTACCTAAATGCAACCATGTTTTTCACCCTCAATGCATTGATTCATGGTTAGCTTCACATGTTACATGTCCTGTTTGTCGCGCAAATCTTAACCAAGATTCTTGTCAAGTAGCAATGATTATTCCAactcatttcaacaatgaccAAACGTGTGAAGAAAGTCCCGAAACCGTGCCCGAAATCACTCTAAAAACCGTACCTGAAATCGCTCAAAATAATGATTCCAATGACCAGAACCAAAACCCGAACCAAATTGGCGATGAAATGAACAAAGAAGAAAGTATCAATTGTGAAGATGGGCATGCATCAAAATTGAAACTTTCACGGTCAAATTCAACCGGACATTCATTGGTTGAACAAGTGACATGTTCGGAGAGATACACACTGATGTTACCAGATGATGTTAGAAGGTACATTTTGGTTAACCATAGAAAAAGTTTTCAGCTTTCCATGAACAACAACATGGTTAAAGGGTTATGTTGGAGTGATAATGAAGGGAGCAGTGTAGGGAAGAGGATCAATAGTGATGCAAAGGTGGAGAAATGGGTTTTGTGTACACGACATGGTTGA